In Candidatus Babeliales bacterium, a single genomic region encodes these proteins:
- a CDS encoding ABC transporter permease, producing MRFLKKISKSDKSFFFMAPAIAWQICFFFLPLLFVVQLSFCSDLFQNVSLEYFAQVIKTSHFFVIFRSLLLASITASCCLLIGYPVAYYVALCAPARMKSKLMFLIVLPFLTNLLVQVYAWFFILEKHGVLNKFLNFVGIDVGHLLNSQFAMYLVMFHVYLPFIIMPLYSTLEKINIRLIESSLDLGASYFQTFCRVVLPLSLHGIKTGFFLVYVTSFGEYVIPSLIAGQKKYFVGTLISEYFFIGKDWHVGAAFTCLSSATFIVSILIWQVALHRLVDRLQRA from the coding sequence GTGCGATTTTTAAAAAAAATAAGTAAGAGTGACAAGTCATTCTTTTTTATGGCTCCTGCGATAGCTTGGCAAATCTGTTTTTTCTTTTTACCGCTTTTGTTTGTTGTACAGTTAAGCTTTTGTTCAGATTTGTTTCAAAATGTTTCGCTTGAATATTTTGCTCAGGTTATAAAAACATCACACTTTTTTGTTATATTTAGATCTTTGCTGCTTGCAAGTATTACGGCGAGTTGCTGCCTGCTCATTGGGTATCCAGTTGCATACTATGTTGCTTTATGTGCTCCAGCTCGTATGAAATCAAAATTAATGTTTTTAATTGTTTTGCCATTCTTAACCAATTTGTTGGTGCAAGTATACGCTTGGTTTTTTATCTTAGAAAAGCATGGCGTTTTAAATAAATTTTTAAATTTTGTCGGCATTGACGTCGGTCATTTATTAAATAGTCAGTTTGCTATGTATTTAGTTATGTTTCATGTCTATTTACCCTTTATCATTATGCCGCTTTATTCTACTTTGGAAAAAATTAACATTCGGCTGATTGAATCCTCATTAGATTTGGGCGCTTCTTATTTTCAAACGTTTTGTAGAGTTGTTTTGCCATTGTCACTGCATGGTATTAAAACAGGATTTTTCTTAGTCTATGTCACATCATTTGGGGAATATGTTATTCCTTCACTTATTGCAGGACAAAAAAAATATTTTGTTGGTACGCTCATTTCGGAATATTTTTTCATTGGAAAAGATTGGCATGTTGGTGCCGCTTTTACCTGCTTAAGTTCAGCAACGTTTATAGTATCAATTTTAATCTGGCAAGTTGCTTTGCACAGGCTAGTTGATCGATTGCAAAGGGCATGA
- a CDS encoding Npt1/Npt2 family nucleotide transporter: MITGVVQFFYPDIKKDEIKKYSLLAVAFLFTIGAYWLLRLLKDLVLYKLAFPVSLGYNADEGRQWAPITKAISPFVVLGVVMIYTKLVDMFEKQKLFYIIATFYTVCFAVIGTVLYLQQAHGSEFVGATILKYTGICNYLLTESLGSVLVALFWSFTVSISTAEQAKRAFPFIVALGQIGSITGSSLMLIKTLPTWPLFAVAVCCLIGLMASIRYLVATTPADQMRSDKEEKKSKPDMFGGIKLLFTQPYLLGVLVVSTFYEISGTIMDYQMKSQASFLFDESTFKWFLGIFGVASNGLAFALALLGTSAVIKRFGVRVCLQIYPVSCAVSIIALYAFYQSGLSTAMTLFWATFGVMMVVKGVSYAVNNPVKEMMYIPTSKDAKFKAKGIIDMLGGRSAKASGAQIGGFLNVKGNPLASIQNLMLYGSLISLGIIGVWILAAFYVGSKNQKLVKSGEIIG; this comes from the coding sequence ATGATCACAGGTGTTGTTCAGTTCTTTTATCCAGACATTAAAAAAGATGAGATAAAAAAATATTCATTGTTAGCTGTAGCGTTCTTGTTCACAATCGGTGCTTACTGGTTGCTACGACTTCTAAAAGACTTAGTTTTATACAAACTAGCGTTCCCAGTTTCTCTTGGTTACAACGCAGACGAAGGCCGTCAATGGGCTCCTATAACAAAAGCAATTTCACCTTTCGTAGTTCTTGGCGTAGTTATGATCTACACAAAACTTGTCGATATGTTTGAAAAACAAAAATTGTTCTACATCATTGCAACTTTTTATACAGTTTGCTTTGCAGTAATCGGAACTGTTTTATATCTACAGCAAGCTCATGGTTCTGAGTTTGTTGGTGCTACAATTTTAAAATACACAGGTATTTGCAACTACCTTTTAACTGAATCTTTGGGTTCTGTTTTAGTTGCACTTTTCTGGTCATTTACTGTTAGTATTTCAACAGCTGAACAAGCAAAAAGAGCTTTCCCTTTCATCGTTGCTCTTGGACAAATCGGTTCAATCACCGGTTCATCTTTAATGCTTATTAAAACTCTTCCAACATGGCCGCTATTTGCTGTTGCTGTTTGTTGCTTAATTGGTTTAATGGCTTCAATTCGTTATTTAGTAGCGACAACTCCTGCAGATCAAATGAGATCTGATAAAGAAGAAAAAAAATCTAAACCAGACATGTTTGGTGGTATTAAACTTTTATTTACACAACCATATCTACTTGGTGTTTTAGTTGTTTCAACATTCTATGAAATTTCTGGAACAATCATGGATTACCAAATGAAATCACAAGCGTCATTTCTTTTTGATGAATCAACATTCAAATGGTTCTTGGGAATCTTTGGTGTTGCTTCAAACGGCTTAGCTTTTGCTCTTGCTCTTTTAGGAACAAGCGCTGTTATCAAAAGATTTGGTGTTCGTGTTTGTTTACAAATTTATCCTGTAAGCTGCGCAGTTAGTATCATTGCATTGTACGCATTCTACCAAAGTGGTCTGTCAACAGCGATGACTCTTTTCTGGGCAACATTTGGCGTTATGATGGTTGTTAAAGGTGTTTCATACGCTGTTAACAATCCAGTAAAAGAAATGATGTACATTCCAACAAGTAAAGATGCTAAATTCAAAGCTAAAGGTATCATTGATATGCTTGGTGGACGATCAGCAAAAGCTTCTGGTGCTCAAATCGGTGGTTTCTTGAACGTTAAAGGAAATCCTTTAGCATCAATTCAAAACCTTATGCTTTATGGTTCACTTATCAGCCTTGGTATTATTGGTGTATGGATCTTAGCTGCTTTTTACGTTGGTAGCAAAAATCAAAAACTTGTTAAAAGTGGCGAAATCATCGGATAA
- the topA gene encoding type I DNA topoisomerase, producing the protein MKKLLIVESPGKIKTITKFLDNEFKVMSTVGHIKDLPSKGLGITMENDGIQLEYVTIKDKEKVISEIVKAAKSSDEVYLAPDPDREGEIIAWHVEQEIKKFVPEDKIHRITFNEITKSAIVDAIKHPSKVDLPKVFAQQARRVLDRWVGYEVSPILWRKLAKGLSAGRVQSVALKIVCQREKEIRAFKAEEYWSLEGAFNHGKNSFNAMLTHINKKAAELKSEAETTKVVNDLKNTNYFIESIVDKERIKNPVAPFITSSLQQAAVNKLGFSVKKTMTLAQSMYEGVPLEDPKAPTALITYMRTDSTRLSQTAIDGAREFIMAEWGKTYLPSKPNLYGKKEGAQDAHEAIRPIDMSLKPDDIRPYVSAEIYKLYQLIWSRAVASQMKPAIYAQRQVIINAGKYTFRVTGSTLTFDGFLKAYQTEEEDDDKVVKLPNGLAEKDPLALEKLDPKQHFTQPPAKFSEATLVKELEKQGIGRPSTYATILSTIQARKYVELDKKRFIPTDLGMKVTEMLDENLPKIMDLKFTAHMEEDLDKIATGQLERDVLLKEFWGSFEKDLEKFKGQTSKLGKKTLEETEIECPTCKERKLVVRLGKNGSFLGCPGFPKCTFTSKFERKDDGSIVLSEDTEGPTLLDEACSKCSKPMRKMKGRFGEFIACSGYPECKNIKQNIASFPCPLCGGTIAERKWRGGKLWGCQNYPKCKFSIFSDIEQTPCPKCNKSVYMIKKTDRTGKTTLICPQDDCKHTVTLEEQN; encoded by the coding sequence ATGAAAAAACTGCTCATTGTTGAATCACCTGGAAAAATCAAAACCATTACAAAATTTCTTGATAATGAATTTAAAGTGATGTCCACCGTTGGACACATTAAAGATCTTCCTTCAAAAGGTCTTGGAATCACCATGGAAAATGATGGTATTCAACTCGAGTACGTTACAATTAAAGATAAAGAAAAAGTCATCAGTGAAATTGTCAAAGCAGCTAAATCATCTGATGAAGTCTATCTTGCGCCAGATCCTGACCGTGAAGGGGAGATCATTGCATGGCACGTGGAGCAAGAAATTAAAAAGTTTGTTCCCGAAGATAAAATTCACCGTATCACTTTTAACGAAATCACTAAGTCAGCAATTGTTGACGCAATTAAACATCCTTCAAAAGTTGACCTTCCTAAAGTGTTTGCACAACAAGCGCGTCGAGTTTTAGATCGCTGGGTTGGTTACGAAGTATCTCCGATTCTATGGAGAAAACTAGCTAAAGGACTTTCAGCAGGACGAGTTCAATCGGTAGCTCTTAAAATAGTTTGTCAGCGCGAAAAAGAGATTAGAGCTTTTAAGGCTGAAGAATATTGGTCTCTCGAAGGTGCTTTCAATCACGGAAAAAATAGTTTCAACGCAATGTTGACTCATATCAATAAAAAAGCTGCTGAGCTCAAAAGCGAAGCTGAAACAACTAAAGTGGTCAACGATTTAAAAAATACAAATTATTTCATTGAAAGCATTGTTGATAAAGAGCGTATCAAAAATCCTGTAGCGCCATTTATCACAAGTAGTTTGCAACAAGCAGCTGTTAACAAGCTTGGCTTTTCAGTTAAAAAAACTATGACACTTGCTCAAAGCATGTATGAAGGTGTTCCGCTTGAAGATCCAAAAGCTCCAACAGCGCTTATTACCTACATGAGAACTGATTCAACGCGACTATCTCAAACTGCAATTGATGGTGCCAGAGAATTTATCATGGCTGAGTGGGGAAAAACCTATTTACCTTCAAAGCCAAATTTATATGGCAAAAAAGAAGGTGCTCAAGACGCTCACGAAGCAATCAGACCAATTGACATGAGTTTAAAACCAGATGACATACGGCCTTATGTTTCAGCAGAAATTTATAAATTATACCAGCTTATCTGGTCACGAGCTGTTGCATCACAAATGAAACCTGCCATCTATGCGCAACGCCAAGTTATCATTAACGCTGGAAAATATACCTTCAGAGTTACTGGGTCAACATTAACGTTTGACGGATTTTTAAAAGCGTATCAAACAGAAGAAGAAGATGACGACAAAGTTGTTAAATTGCCAAATGGGCTTGCTGAAAAAGATCCATTAGCTCTTGAAAAGCTAGACCCTAAGCAACATTTTACTCAACCACCAGCAAAATTTTCTGAAGCGACGCTTGTCAAAGAACTTGAAAAACAAGGAATTGGCAGACCAAGTACCTATGCAACTATTTTAAGCACGATTCAGGCACGAAAATATGTCGAGCTCGATAAAAAACGTTTTATACCAACTGACCTTGGTATGAAAGTAACTGAAATGCTTGATGAAAATCTTCCTAAGATTATGGATCTTAAATTTACAGCACACATGGAAGAAGATCTTGATAAAATTGCAACAGGCCAACTTGAGCGTGATGTTTTGCTAAAAGAATTTTGGGGCTCTTTCGAAAAAGATTTAGAAAAATTCAAAGGTCAAACAAGCAAGCTTGGTAAAAAAACTTTAGAAGAAACTGAAATTGAATGCCCAACATGCAAAGAAAGAAAATTAGTTGTACGACTTGGAAAAAATGGCAGTTTCCTTGGATGCCCTGGTTTTCCAAAATGTACTTTTACAAGTAAATTTGAACGCAAAGATGATGGTTCAATCGTTCTTTCTGAGGACACAGAAGGTCCAACGCTTTTAGATGAAGCTTGCAGCAAATGCAGCAAACCTATGCGTAAAATGAAAGGCCGATTCGGCGAATTTATTGCATGCTCAGGATATCCAGAATGCAAAAACATCAAACAAAACATTGCATCGTTTCCATGTCCTTTGTGCGGTGGAACTATCGCTGAACGCAAATGGCGCGGTGGAAAATTATGGGGTTGCCAAAACTATCCTAAATGTAAATTCTCGATTTTCTCAGACATTGAGCAAACTCCATGTCCAAAATGTAACAAAAGTGTCTACATGATCAAAAAAACAGATCGCACTGGAAAAACAACGCTGATCTGTCCACAAGATGATTGTAAGCACACCGTGACATTGGAAGAACAAAATTAA
- the metG gene encoding methionine--tRNA ligase produces MKTNKFYVTTPIYYVTAAPHLGSLYSTLLADVAARYHRMMGQEVFFLTGTDEHGQKVAEAAKKADKNPKEFVDGFIESYTSMWKLYEIEYTKFIRTTDQYHVHAVQTWISRLLKQGDIYKGAYTGWYCTPCETFVTEKDQKDQNPGSAQGFAEAREVTCPSCLRPTNQISEECYFFRLSAYQDKLLQFFEQHSDFITPKERLHEVISFVKDGLKDLSISRTTVSWGIPFPGDSKHVTYVWADALNNYITAIGYGRPETEKDLHFWWPADLQILGKDIVRFHAIYWPAFLMASGLEMPKKLLVHGWIKVGDAKMSKSLGNAVDPRSLAALYGVDQIRYYLTRKMAITQDSEFSIADIEQCINSELADDLGNLLNRCSTLAEKYSYTTIQGSASWSPESKKLQEQCAKMIQESLSLIEQGFFYRAVNHVWEFINHVNSYFHASEPWKLAAGNPAKFQETIAATVYSLRAIAVMLWPVMPQKMEMLLESIGYTLPEDKAMISVIENVNWNDSLTIKKIETLFKKYEKIMEEKTIPAAPQVEVNYASIEDFAKIDLRVGMIFQCEIVEKSDKLLKLQVDFGDFGKRQIFSGMRKYFTPEDLIGKQAVFVVNFKPRMMMGMPSEGMMLTADGALVTVSSSIPNGAQVR; encoded by the coding sequence ATGAAAACAAATAAATTTTATGTAACAACCCCTATTTATTATGTTACCGCTGCTCCTCACTTGGGATCGCTGTATTCAACACTTCTAGCAGATGTTGCAGCGCGTTACCATCGAATGATGGGTCAAGAGGTGTTTTTTTTAACAGGTACCGATGAGCATGGACAAAAAGTAGCTGAAGCTGCAAAAAAAGCTGATAAAAATCCAAAAGAATTTGTTGATGGATTTATTGAATCATACACTTCAATGTGGAAGCTGTATGAAATTGAATATACAAAATTTATAAGAACAACAGACCAGTACCATGTGCATGCGGTACAAACATGGATTTCTCGTCTGCTCAAACAAGGTGACATTTATAAAGGCGCGTACACTGGTTGGTACTGCACTCCTTGTGAAACGTTTGTAACTGAAAAAGATCAGAAAGATCAGAACCCGGGCTCCGCACAAGGCTTCGCCGAGGCAAGAGAAGTTACCTGTCCGTCATGCCTGCGACCAACGAATCAAATTTCAGAAGAATGTTACTTTTTTAGACTCTCGGCATATCAAGATAAGCTACTTCAATTCTTTGAGCAGCATTCTGATTTTATTACTCCTAAAGAGCGGTTGCATGAAGTCATATCTTTTGTAAAAGATGGCTTAAAAGATTTAAGTATTTCTCGAACTACTGTTTCATGGGGGATTCCATTTCCTGGCGATAGTAAACACGTTACGTATGTGTGGGCTGATGCTTTAAATAATTATATTACAGCTATTGGCTATGGCAGACCTGAAACTGAAAAAGACTTACATTTTTGGTGGCCTGCTGATTTGCAAATTTTGGGTAAAGACATTGTCAGATTTCATGCGATTTACTGGCCAGCATTCTTGATGGCATCAGGGCTTGAAATGCCTAAAAAACTTTTAGTTCATGGTTGGATTAAAGTTGGTGACGCCAAAATGTCGAAATCTTTGGGCAACGCAGTTGATCCTCGTAGCTTGGCTGCTTTGTATGGAGTTGATCAAATTCGTTATTATTTAACGCGTAAAATGGCTATCACTCAAGACTCAGAGTTTAGCATTGCCGATATTGAGCAATGCATTAATTCAGAATTGGCTGATGATTTAGGAAATTTACTCAATCGTTGTTCAACGCTTGCTGAAAAATATAGTTATACTACTATTCAAGGTTCGGCCTCATGGTCCCCTGAAAGCAAAAAGCTGCAAGAGCAATGTGCAAAAATGATTCAAGAATCTCTTTCTTTAATCGAGCAAGGATTTTTCTATCGTGCTGTTAATCATGTATGGGAATTTATTAATCATGTAAATTCTTATTTTCATGCGTCTGAGCCATGGAAGTTAGCTGCAGGCAATCCGGCAAAATTCCAAGAAACTATTGCAGCCACCGTGTACAGCCTGAGAGCTATTGCCGTTATGCTTTGGCCAGTGATGCCACAAAAAATGGAAATGCTTCTTGAAAGTATTGGGTACACATTGCCAGAAGATAAAGCAATGATAAGCGTCATTGAAAACGTGAATTGGAATGACTCTTTAACGATAAAAAAAATTGAAACACTCTTTAAAAAATACGAAAAAATTATGGAAGAAAAAACAATCCCAGCAGCTCCACAAGTTGAAGTAAATTATGCATCTATCGAAGATTTTGCAAAAATCGATCTTCGAGTTGGTATGATTTTCCAGTGTGAAATCGTTGAAAAATCAGACAAGCTGCTCAAGCTTCAAGTTGATTTTGGTGATTTTGGCAAACGACAAATTTTTTCTGGCATGAGAAAATATTTTACACCAGAAGATTTAATCGGTAAGCAAGCAGTCTTTGTAGTGAACTTTAAGCCGCGTATGATGATGGGTATGCCATCAGAAGGTATGATGCTTACAGCTGACGGTGCCTTGGTTACTGTTTCAAGCAGCATCCCTAACGGTGCTCAAGTTCGATAA
- a CDS encoding extracellular solute-binding protein, producing MFLKNLYRLLAVCSWIAIIYGFLMLPYLFKDLESKEKSLRVYTWAHRIDESILRDFEKKTGIKVYLNYYESSEELLTKLEMMPTADCDIMLPSGYIIEPMIKAGLVKKLDKSRCRFMKKIYPEFLNMYYDLENEYSLPLYWDVFGIGYNKNIVDDSTISLDMIFDLKHVIGGEIAMTEDAREAIFLAASYLGLPLTHFSDDQLEQIYQLLHKQKSWVGSYTDSQQGYFLSSNTFAVVVSDRETICRKMLTSDFIKFSLLPTGSMLRTDSVVISAQTQKEDLVYQFLEFLFSSQVLQHHCQKYCILPTTREVLKSLDQKYIGVDNLYPGTDEFKKLVVFNHGLTQKEINDFWIRFKAS from the coding sequence GTGTTTTTAAAAAATTTATATCGATTACTCGCAGTTTGTTCGTGGATAGCAATTATTTACGGATTTTTAATGCTGCCGTATCTTTTTAAGGACTTAGAATCTAAGGAAAAGTCTTTACGAGTTTACACATGGGCGCACAGAATTGATGAATCAATATTGCGTGATTTTGAGAAAAAAACCGGTATCAAGGTTTACTTAAATTATTATGAAAGTAGCGAAGAGCTTCTGACTAAGCTTGAAATGATGCCAACAGCTGATTGTGATATCATGTTGCCATCGGGTTATATTATTGAGCCAATGATTAAAGCTGGACTGGTTAAAAAATTAGATAAATCTCGCTGTAGATTTATGAAAAAAATATATCCTGAATTTTTAAACATGTACTACGATCTTGAAAATGAATATAGCTTGCCTTTGTACTGGGATGTGTTTGGGATTGGTTATAATAAAAATATTGTTGATGACAGCACTATTTCGCTCGATATGATTTTTGACCTTAAACATGTTATCGGTGGTGAAATTGCAATGACTGAAGATGCTCGTGAGGCAATATTTTTAGCTGCAAGTTATCTAGGCTTGCCTTTAACTCATTTCTCAGATGATCAGCTTGAGCAGATATACCAATTATTGCACAAGCAAAAATCATGGGTTGGTTCATACACTGACTCGCAACAGGGATACTTTTTATCATCAAATACTTTTGCAGTCGTCGTTTCTGATCGGGAAACAATTTGCCGAAAAATGTTAACCAGTGATTTTATTAAATTTAGTCTTTTACCTACTGGATCGATGCTACGAACTGACAGTGTCGTCATTAGTGCTCAGACTCAAAAAGAAGATCTTGTGTATCAATTTTTAGAGTTTCTTTTTTCCTCGCAAGTTTTGCAGCATCATTGCCAAAAATATTGCATTTTACCAACGACGCGAGAAGTTTTAAAATCTTTGGACCAAAAATATATTGGCGTGGATAATTTATATCCTGGAACTGATGAATTTAAAAAACTTGTTGTGTTTAACCATGGACTCACTCAAAAAGAAATTAATGATTTTTGGATTAGATTTAAAGCTTCGTAA
- a CDS encoding ABC transporter permease, with amino-acid sequence MFHSINFSKTMLAVFVASVYIFLYTPIMVLVLYSFNQGGFPDAWQGFSLHWYQDLFQSEEIWRAFLNSVIVACVSSFLSVSMSILLVHGVRHYKRNVVPLFYVNALIPDIVLAVGMLSLFSYLTVPLGLTTLIAGHTLLGLGFSMPIIKGRYDELDKSLIEASLDLGASMRYTFIHVIVPFLYPAILVAFLLSIIISFDDFLISFFCSGSSVQTLSLYIFSMIRSGISPVVNALSTLLLIGSCFMLFIMMMLQRNLFRD; translated from the coding sequence ATGTTTCATTCTATAAATTTTTCAAAAACGATGCTCGCAGTCTTTGTTGCATCTGTGTACATTTTTTTATACACCCCGATTATGGTTTTAGTATTGTATTCATTTAATCAAGGCGGCTTTCCTGATGCCTGGCAAGGTTTTTCGTTGCATTGGTATCAAGATTTATTCCAGTCAGAAGAAATTTGGCGAGCATTTCTCAATTCAGTTATTGTTGCATGCGTTTCGTCATTTTTAAGCGTGAGTATGTCGATACTTTTAGTGCATGGTGTTCGTCATTATAAACGCAACGTAGTTCCTTTGTTTTATGTTAATGCTTTAATTCCAGATATTGTGCTTGCAGTTGGAATGCTTTCATTGTTTTCATATTTGACGGTGCCTTTGGGGCTAACAACATTGATAGCTGGCCATACATTGCTTGGTCTTGGATTTTCTATGCCGATCATTAAAGGTCGATATGATGAATTGGACAAAAGTTTGATTGAAGCGTCTTTAGATCTTGGTGCTTCGATGCGATATACTTTTATTCATGTCATTGTTCCGTTTTTATATCCAGCAATATTAGTAGCTTTTTTGCTATCAATTATTATATCTTTTGATGATTTTTTAATTTCGTTTTTTTGTTCTGGTTCATCGGTTCAAACGCTTTCTTTGTATATTTTTTCTATGATTCGTTCTGGAATTTCTCCTGTGGTCAATGCGTTATCAACACTACTTTTGATAGGTAGTTGTTTTATGTTGTTTATTATGATGATGCTTCAGAGAAATTTATTTAGAGACTAA
- a CDS encoding Npt1/Npt2 family nucleotide transporter has protein sequence MFTTFIQFFYPDIKREEMRKFSFLALAFIFTIGTYWLMRLLKDLVLYKLAFPPSLGWADDAGRLWIPTLKTISPLFVLVLVMIYSKLVDMVEKHKLMYIIASFYMIFFSIMTGILFFKHMYGDAYLGRTILATSGILGYLFTESFGSLVVALFWSFTVSSSTSDQAKRGFPFIIAAGQFGAIGGSSLLLIKTTVIWPFYAIVVVCLGLFITTIYYLMKTVPASEMKSDVVEKPKVHNVLSGLKLLCTKPYLMGILIVSTFYEIAGTIVEYQMNSQASVIFDHITFKWFKGVYGVSINTLAFFIALLGTSYAIKKFGTRICLLIYPVAFAAALIGLYSFYNLTHPSAIHLLWATFGAMLVVKAVAYAVNNPVKEMMYIPTSKDAKFKTKGIIDMFGSRSAKMSGAQIGGWLNVENNPVLSIQNLMMYGSLISLGVIGFWIVAAIYVGAQNAKLIENKEIIE, from the coding sequence ATGTTTACCACATTTATCCAATTTTTTTATCCAGACATCAAACGCGAAGAAATGAGAAAGTTCAGCTTCTTAGCGCTAGCTTTCATATTTACTATCGGCACATATTGGCTCATGAGGCTCCTTAAAGATCTTGTTTTATACAAACTTGCTTTTCCGCCATCACTTGGATGGGCTGACGATGCTGGACGTTTGTGGATCCCTACCCTAAAAACTATTTCTCCTCTTTTTGTTCTCGTTCTTGTTATGATCTACAGCAAACTTGTTGATATGGTTGAAAAACATAAATTGATGTACATCATTGCATCTTTTTACATGATCTTTTTTTCCATCATGACTGGAATTTTATTTTTCAAACATATGTATGGTGATGCATATTTAGGCAGAACTATTTTAGCAACAAGCGGTATCTTAGGATATTTGTTTACTGAAAGCTTTGGTTCTTTAGTAGTTGCTCTTTTTTGGTCTTTTACCGTAAGTTCTTCAACATCAGATCAAGCAAAGCGCGGATTCCCTTTCATTATTGCAGCAGGCCAATTTGGTGCCATTGGTGGATCATCGCTCTTACTTATCAAAACAACAGTGATCTGGCCTTTTTACGCAATCGTAGTTGTGTGCTTAGGTCTTTTTATCACAACGATTTATTATCTCATGAAAACAGTTCCTGCTAGTGAAATGAAAAGTGACGTTGTTGAAAAACCAAAAGTTCATAACGTTTTAAGTGGTTTAAAACTTTTATGTACCAAACCATACCTTATGGGCATTTTAATCGTTTCAACATTTTATGAAATTGCTGGAACCATTGTTGAATATCAAATGAATTCTCAAGCATCTGTCATTTTTGATCACATCACGTTTAAATGGTTCAAGGGTGTTTATGGTGTTTCGATCAATACTTTAGCTTTCTTCATTGCGCTACTTGGCACGAGCTATGCTATTAAAAAATTTGGAACACGAATTTGTCTTTTAATTTACCCAGTAGCTTTTGCAGCTGCACTCATTGGTTTATATAGTTTTTACAACCTTACACATCCATCAGCCATACATTTATTATGGGCAACGTTTGGTGCTATGCTCGTTGTAAAAGCTGTAGCTTATGCAGTCAATAACCCTGTAAAAGAAATGATGTATATTCCAACAAGCAAAGATGCTAAATTCAAAACAAAAGGCATCATCGATATGTTCGGGTCACGATCTGCAAAAATGTCTGGTGCGCAAATTGGCGGCTGGCTTAATGTAGAAAATAATCCAGTACTTTCAATTCAAAATTTGATGATGTATGGTTCACTCATCAGCCTTGGAGTTATTGGATTTTGGATTGTTGCAGCTATTTATGTTGGTGCTCAAAATGCTAAATTGATTGAAAATAAAGAAATCATAGAATAA
- a CDS encoding type I DNA topoisomerase produces MFIKKSATFVWSVVAIIALAILSIVCWRVSPTIAKTTTPSEKSAQKKERCPLGSCEKCDKPLRKVHGRFGDFVGCSGYPECTYIQRKKASFCCPQCAGYIEERKWSGGTLWGCNKYPECRYAIFSDIQDSPCSECDKFPYMLKKTDKDGNITLSCPNENCKKFARTDESKP; encoded by the coding sequence ATGTTTATAAAAAAATCAGCAACATTTGTATGGTCAGTTGTCGCAATCATAGCGCTGGCTATTTTAAGCATTGTTTGTTGGCGCGTTAGTCCTACGATTGCAAAAACAACTACGCCTTCTGAAAAATCTGCTCAAAAAAAAGAACGCTGCCCTCTTGGATCATGTGAAAAGTGTGACAAGCCTCTGCGCAAAGTACATGGTCGTTTTGGCGATTTTGTAGGATGCTCAGGTTATCCAGAGTGCACCTACATTCAGCGCAAAAAAGCTTCATTTTGTTGCCCGCAGTGCGCGGGGTACATAGAAGAACGAAAATGGAGTGGCGGAACTTTATGGGGCTGCAACAAATACCCAGAATGTCGTTATGCAATTTTTTCAGACATCCAAGATAGTCCATGCAGCGAGTGCGACAAATTTCCCTACATGCTTAAAAAAACTGATAAAGATGGAAATATAACGCTCTCATGCCCAAACGAAAACTGCAAAAAGTTTGCTCGAACAGATGAAAGTAAGCCTTAA